A segment of the Streptomyces sp. Tu 2975 genome:
GGACATCGGCGTCGTCGCCGCGGCCCAGAGCGGTGAGGTGCACGGCCGGGTCGGCGAGCAGCCGGTCGGCGACGAAGCGGCCGAGGAATCCATTGGCACCGAGCAGGAGCACCCTCATCGCGCGGCTCCTCGGGGCCGACGGGCCGGAGCTGGGTGTTGCGGTGTCATGTGGCTCTCTCCTTAGGGATGTTGCTGTCGGTGCCATGGCGGCCGGTTACTCCGGGGTGTCGGCTCCGCGGAGTGCGGCGGATGCGCCGGCGGCGTCAGAGCAGGTCAGGGGGTGTGTGCCGAGGCCCGGGCCAGGGCCGGTACGGCGTGGGCGAGCAGCCCGAGCGCGGCGACGCCACAGGCGAGAGCCGGTACGGCCGCCACTCCCCAGGCGGCGACGATCGCCTCCACGGGACGGTCCAGGGCTGCGAGACCGGGCAGGCGTCCCGCCAGCAGCAGCGCCGGGGCGGCTGCTTCGGCGGCGCACGCGGCGGCCAGGGCGGTGGCCGCGGGTCCCGCGAAGCCGTGGACGATGAGCAGACGCGCGAGGAACAGCAGCGCGCCGAGCGCGGCGGTCGGGACGAGTGCGTCGCCGGGGAGCACCGCACCGGTCGCCGCGAGCAGTGCCAGGAGCGTGCCGGTGTAGAGGACGAGCGACACGAGGAGCAGCGGCCGGGCGCCGGCGGCGAACTCGTCGAGCCCCCGACTCCGTTCGAGCCTGCGCCGGGCGAGCACGGAGAAGAGGTGGGCGCACCAGGCCGCCGGGGCGACGGCCAGCGCGAGCCCGACGAGCGGTGCGGGGTCCAGGGGCCAGGCGCCGTCGGGGCCGCCGGTGGTCACCTCGCGCAGGAGCCCTTGGCCGTAGGCGGCATGGGCGAGCAGGCACAGCGTCCACATCCGTACGGAGGCGACGGTGCGGCCCTTCGCGCGCAGGGGCCCGCGCCGCAGGCACAGCGCGACCGTGACGGCCACCGCGGCGGCGCCGGCCACGCCCACCACGAGCCGGAGCGCACCGTCGGTGGCCGCGGCGCCGGCGACGGTGAGGGCGCACACGGCGCCCGGCAGCAGCGCCAGGAGGAGCCCCGGGGCGGGGAAGGCCCGGCCGGCGCGCGGATCGGCGGCGCGCGCCGGCCGGACGGGGGCGGCGGTGTGCTCCTTGGCTCGCGGCACACGCGCGTACATCTCCTCGGCGAGAGCGAACACATCGCGGTGGCGGAAGCGTGCCGCGGTGCGGTCCGTGACTCCGTGCGCCTCGAGGCCCGCCGCGATCTCCAGCGGGTCGACGGCCTGCTCGCACAGGTCGCGGTGGCGGTGCATGAGCGCCTTGACCGGGTCGGCCGGCCCCCGGCGTCCTTGCCGTGCACCGCCGGCGCCACCGTCCGCGGCGGCCGAGGCCCGCGGCGGCTGCCCGGGGCGTACGGTCTCCGTCCGGCCGTCGTCCGTCCGGGTCCCAGGTCGCGGTGCGGCGCCGGCCTCCGGTGACGGCTCTGCCGCCCCGTCCGGCCGGTGGCCCGCGACCGCGTCGGCGGTCGCGGTGGCCAGTTCCTCGTGGAGCTGGGTGAGGGCCGCGAGGGCCAGGGCCGGGTCGGGCGCCCGCCCGACGGTTGCCGGTTCCGCGTGCGCCGGGCTCCCGGTGACTCTCGGGGCCGTCATGGCTGTGTCTCCTTCGCCGTCTCCGGTGGAGCTCCGGCCGCGACGAGACGCGGCTCCTCCGCCCAGCTCGGGGTACGGGGGCGGGCCGTCGCGCCGGTCCAGGGGGCCGGGACGTGACACTCGGCCGGGTGCGCGAAGGGCAGCGGTCCGCCGTCGGCGCCGACGACGTCCCGCTGGACCGGTGAGTGCGACATCAGCTCCAGATAGATGCCGCGAAATGCCGTCAGGTTCTGTTCCACGGTGAAGAGTTCGAGTGCGCGGGCGCGCGCCGCGGCGCCCAGCCGCTCCCGCCGTGCCCCGTCACGCAACAGGGAGACACAGGCGTCCGCGAGCGCCCGCGGATTGCGCGGGGGCACGACGAGGCCGGTGCCGCCGATGACCTCCACGACCGCGCCCACGTCCGTGGACACGGTCGCGCGACCGCAGAACATCGCCTCCACGAGGCTGATCGGGAAGCCCTCGACGACGCTGGACAGGACGACCACGCCCCCTGCCGCGTAGGCGTCGACGAGTTCCGGCGCCTCGGGGCCGCCGATCTCCTCGAAGGAGACCGGGTTGTCGCCCACGGCATGGGCACCGTCGGCCTCGTCGGGAAAGAGCTGGGCGGCGAGCGCCTTGCAGTGGGCGAGGTAGGTGACCGCCTCCGGGCTCTGCACGGGCGCGCCGAACAACCGGAGCCTGGTGAGCGGTTCCGCCTTGCGGATCTCGGCGAAGGCGTGGAGCAGGGAGATGAGGTCCTTGGACGGCTCGATCCGTCCGACCCAGACGAGAGTGTGCGGATCACCGGTGTCGGCACTCTCGCCGACAGCCGCGAAACGATCCGCCTCCATGCCGGGATAGACGGTGCGCAGCTTTTCGCGGGCCGCTCCGCACCTCTCCTGCCAGCGCCGTGCGTGGGTGTTGCCGGGCGTGATGACGGACGCCTGCCGGTAGACCTCCGCGGCCAGCCGACCGTGGAAAGCGGCGAGGAGGGCCCGGACCGGTGCGCTCAGCCCGGCGTCGGTGGCCGCGAGGTAGTGGGCGCGCAGTTGGACGCCGTACTCGGTGACCAGCAGCGGGACTCCGCAGAAGCGTTTGGCCAACAGGCCGGGCAAGGCCGCCGGTCCACCTCCCGCGGCATGGCAGAGGTCGACCGCGCCGAGGCCGTCCTCGTCGTACCAGTCGAGGAGCAGGGGGCGCAGGGCCCGCTCGAGCCGGTCCGCGAAGGCGAGGTGGTCCACCACCGTCGCGCCGTGGACGGTGCGGCGTGTGCCGGGTGCCCGGCAGGCCGACTCGAGGGCGCGCACGGCCGTCTCGGAGCGGAGGGCGGCGTACAGCCCGCCGTGCTCACGGGCGAGTTCGCCCAGTCCGTACAGCCCGTCGGCGAATCCGTCGCCGTCGGCGCACACCGCGGCGGCGAGGTCCTTGAAATGGCCCGCGAAGCGCCGGCGTTCACGTCGCCCGTAGGTCCGCCCGTCGTCCGCCGGCGCCCACAGGGCCGCCGTGCGCACCCTGCGAACCTGCGGGGGCAGCTGGAGGCAGCCGTGCTTCTCCTGCTGAGCGCTCCGGCTGAGGGCGTACAGGTCGAACTCGTGCTGCTCGAGCCCGCGCACCAGCCGGTCGCACCAGAGCCTGGACTCACCGGTCGCATACGGATAACCACCCTCCGTAAGCAGTCCGATCCGCACAGGTGCACCCCCGATCTTCCCTTGTGGGCGGCCGCCGTCGATTTCCGGCGACTCACAGCGGAACGACGTTAAGCGGACATGCCGGTGGC
Coding sequences within it:
- a CDS encoding DUF3492 domain-containing protein; translation: MRIGLLTEGGYPYATGESRLWCDRLVRGLEQHEFDLYALSRSAQQEKHGCLQLPPQVRRVRTAALWAPADDGRTYGRRERRRFAGHFKDLAAAVCADGDGFADGLYGLGELAREHGGLYAALRSETAVRALESACRAPGTRRTVHGATVVDHLAFADRLERALRPLLLDWYDEDGLGAVDLCHAAGGGPAALPGLLAKRFCGVPLLVTEYGVQLRAHYLAATDAGLSAPVRALLAAFHGRLAAEVYRQASVITPGNTHARRWQERCGAAREKLRTVYPGMEADRFAAVGESADTGDPHTLVWVGRIEPSKDLISLLHAFAEIRKAEPLTRLRLFGAPVQSPEAVTYLAHCKALAAQLFPDEADGAHAVGDNPVSFEEIGGPEAPELVDAYAAGGVVVLSSVVEGFPISLVEAMFCGRATVSTDVGAVVEVIGGTGLVVPPRNPRALADACVSLLRDGARRERLGAAARARALELFTVEQNLTAFRGIYLELMSHSPVQRDVVGADGGPLPFAHPAECHVPAPWTGATARPRTPSWAEEPRLVAAGAPPETAKETQP